In Taeniopygia guttata chromosome 2, bTaeGut7.mat, whole genome shotgun sequence, one genomic interval encodes:
- the NAPG gene encoding gamma-soluble NSF attachment protein — protein sequence MAAQKINEALEHIAKAEKYLKTGFLKWKPDYDSAATEYGKAAVAFKNAKQFDQAREACLREAEAHENNKALFHAAKAYEQAGMMLKEMQRLPEAVQLIEKASMMYLENGTPDTAAIALERAGKLIENVSPEKAVQLYQQAASVFENEERLRQALEMLGKASRLLVRGRRLDEAALSLQKEKSIYKEIENYPTCYKKTIAQVLVHLHRNDYVAAERCVRESYSIPGFNGSEDCAALEQLLEGYDQQDQDQVSEVCNSPLFKYMDNDYAKLGLTLVVPGGGIKKKSPNAAQDKARGPAAVGSHADEEEDEYSGGLC from the exons ATGGCGGCGCAGAAGATTAACGAGGCGCTGGAGCACATCGCGAAAGCGGAGAAATA CCTGAAAACTGGATTCTTAAAGTGGAAACCAGATTATGACAGTGCAGCTACTGAATATGGGAAGGCAG CTGTTGCTTTTAAGAATGCCAAGCAGTTTGACCAGGCAAGGGAAGCCTGTTTACGGGAAGCTGAGGCACATGAAAACAATAAAGC TCTCTTTCATGCTGCCAA agcttATGAGCAAGCTGGCATGATGCTAAAG GAGATGCAGAGGCTTCCTGAAGCAGTTCAGCTGATTGAGAAAGCCAGTATGATGTACCTGGAGAATGGGACACCAGACACAGCAGCCATTGCACTGGAGCGGGCTGGAAA GTTAATAGAAAAtgtgagtccagagaaggctGTGCAGCTCTATCAGCAAGCAGCATCGGTGTTTGAA AATGAAGAACGTTTACGGCAGGCATTGGAAATGCTAGGGAAGGCATCAAGACTTCTGGTCAGAGGACGCAG atTAGATGAGGCTGCACTGTcccttcaaaaggaaaaaagtatttataaGGAAATTGAAAACTACCCCACTTGCTATAAG aaaaCTATTGCTCAAGTCTTAGTTCATCTTCATAGAAATGATTATGTTGCTGCAGAAAGATGTGTGAGGGAAAGCTACAG TATACCAGGATTTAATGGAAGCGAAGACTGTGCAGCACTGGAGCAACTTTTAGAAGGGTATGATCAGCAAGATCAGGATCAAGTTTCTGAAGTCTGTAATTCTCCACTTTTCAAATACATGGATAATGAT TATGCCAAGCTTGGTCTTACCTTGGTGGTCCCAGGAGGTGGAATCAAGAAGAAATCGCCAAACGCTGCCCAAGACAAAGCCAGAGGACCAGCTGCAGTGGGCTCTC